The proteins below come from a single Actinomycetes bacterium genomic window:
- a CDS encoding NTP transferase domain-containing protein yields the protein MPVDVVVLAGGEARRFGADKVALLLDAVLDSVAGGLGSRVGALVCVGPPRVTRRPDVTWTREEPPLGGPLAGLAAGLELTSSAVVVVVGADMPDVGPALPALVAAVAGHDAAVLSDADGRMQPLAAAWQRAALARRLTELEPVGGRPVRLLVDGVDLVTVGDGWGAGRDVDVPADLG from the coding sequence GTGCCGGTCGATGTCGTCGTGCTCGCGGGCGGGGAGGCCCGACGGTTCGGCGCGGACAAGGTCGCGCTGCTTCTCGACGCGGTGCTCGACTCGGTGGCCGGTGGGCTGGGCTCCCGGGTCGGGGCGCTCGTCTGCGTGGGTCCACCGCGGGTCACCCGGCGGCCGGACGTGACGTGGACCCGCGAGGAGCCGCCACTGGGCGGGCCGCTCGCCGGGCTGGCGGCGGGACTCGAGCTGACGTCGTCCGCCGTGGTGGTGGTCGTGGGCGCCGACATGCCGGACGTCGGGCCGGCGCTGCCGGCGCTGGTCGCGGCGGTGGCGGGCCACGACGCCGCGGTGCTGTCGGACGCCGATGGCCGGATGCAGCCGCTGGCCGCCGCATGGCAGCGGGCGGCGCTGGCCCGGCGGCTCACCGAGCTGGAACCGGTCGGCGGCCGGCCGGTGCGGCTGCTGGTGGACGGCGTGGACCTGGTGACGGTCGGCGACGGGTGGGGAGCGGGGCGCGACGTCGACGTCCCGGCCGACCTGGGCTGA